The window GTCCGGTTTCTTCATCGAGCATGCAGTTTTTCTGCCCCCAACTGCCGTGGCCGTGGTCGCTCGGACCTGCTTCCTGACGCTCGCGGCGCAGCATGCGCCAGGCCACCATGACCATCAGCAGGCTGAACAGAATCATCAGGATTTTCTCCGGCAACTGGTGCGCGAAGTAGATCCCCAGCGGCGAAAACACCGCGCCGAGCGCCGCAATCAACAACGCCGCGCGATACCGCACCAGACCATGACGCAAACCATCGATGGCTCCCACCGCCGCCGCACTGCCCACCGCGAACAACGCCACGGGCGCGGCCTGGGTCATCGTCCAGCCGAGCCCGAGCACCAGCGCTGGCACCGCGAGAATGCCGCCGCCCGCCCCGGTCAGACCGAGGACCAGCCCCATCACTACGCCAAACAGACTTGCCAGCAACATAGTGATTTCTCAGTCGACTTTGGACAGACGCGTCAGCCACTCGCGCCCCTTGAGCATGCCGTTCCAGTAGAACCACGGCAGCAGCGTCGCCTTGAGAAACCATGCCGAGCGGCGCGGCACGGTGGGGTCCAGCGCAAAGGTCGGCAACAACTTCCCGGCATAACCGAACTCGGCGAGGATCACTTTGCCCTTCTCCACCGTCAGCGGGCAGGAGCCATAGCCGTCGTACTTCAGTGGCAGCGGTTGTTGTTTGCGCAGGGCTAGCAGGTTTTCCGCCACGACCACGACTTGCTTGCGCACCGCTGCAGCGGTTTTCGCATTGCTCGTGCCGCAGATGTCGCCAAGCGCGAACACTTCGGGATAACGCGGATGCTGCAGGCTGTGCGGATTCACTTCGCACCAGCCAGCGGGGTCTGCCAGCAGACTTTGCGCGATGAAATCCGGCGCGACCTGCGGCGGCACGACGTGCAGCAGATCGAAGGTTTTCGCCTCACGGACAACGTTGCCGTCCACGTCCTTGCGCTCGAACCAGGCCGTTTTCGCCGGGCCGTCGACCTTGACCAGGTTTGAATTGAAAGCCAATTGCGCGTTGTACTTTTCGATGTACTTCATCAGTGGCGGCACGAACGTCGCCACGCCGAACAGCGCGGCGCCGGCCAGATTGAATTCGACTTCGATCTTGTTCAGCACGGCATGCTTGCGCCAGTAATCGCACGACAGATAAAGCGCTTTTTGCGGCGCACCGGCGCATTTGATCGGCATCGCCGGCTGCGTGAACAGTGCCTTGCCACCGCGCAGTTTCTGCACCTGATCCCAAGTGTATTGCGCGTGCTGATAGCTGTAGTTGGATGTCACGCCGTGCTGGCCAAGACTTTGCTGCAAGCCTTCGATTTTTTCCCAGCCCAGACGCAGGCCGGGGCAGACGATCAGGTTCTGATAGCTGACCGTGCGCTCGTCGCTCAGGGTGAGTTGGCGCTGCTCGGGGTCGATCGCCGTCACCGCCGCCTGAATCCAGGTGGCCTGACGCGGCATCACCCTGGACATTGGTCGGACGGTGTCTTTCACGTCGAAAGCGCCACCGCCCACCAGCGTCCACGCCGGTTGGTAGTAATGCTGGGCACTTGGCTCGATCACGGTGATGTTCAACTGCGGATCGCGCTTGAGCAGGCTGGCGACGAAACCGATGCCGGCCGTACCACCGCCGATGACCACGATATCTGCACTGATGGATGGGCCCCAGTGTTGATCGTTCATTGCTTGTTCCTTATTGCTGCACGCAAGGAGTATCAGTCATACACAAAACCTGTGGGAGTTGGCTTGCCAGCGATGGCGGAGTTTCAGTCGCCATCAATGTCGGCTGACAAGGCCTCATCGCTGGCAAGCCAGCTCCCACAGATTTTATGTGCTGTTGGCTGACATTTATGAGTGGCCGAGGCTTTTCATTACGGCTCCACAGTAGAGCCCGGACAGGGTTTTCATCACCTGAATGACTTCAGGGCTGGCGAGGCCGTAAAAAATGTACTTGCCTTCACGGCGGGTCGCGACCAACCCTTCGTCACGCAGAATGCCCAGTTGCTGAGACAGCGTCGGCTGGCGCACGCCGGTCATTTTTTCCAGCTCGCCGACGTTGCGTTCGCCCTGGGTCAACTGGCACAGGATCAGCAGACGGTCCTCATTGGCCAACGCCTTGAGCAACGCACAGGCCTTGGAGGCCGAGGCGCGCAATTGGGCGACTTCACATTCGGTCAGACTGGATTG of the Pseudomonas sp. Seg1 genome contains:
- a CDS encoding sulfite exporter TauE/SafE family protein, with translation MLLASLFGVVMGLVLGLTGAGGGILAVPALVLGLGWTMTQAAPVALFAVGSAAAVGAIDGLRHGLVRYRAALLIAALGAVFSPLGIYFAHQLPEKILMILFSLLMVMVAWRMLRRERQEAGPSDHGHGSWGQKNCMLDEETGRFDWTAKCTATLAALGAVTGVVSGLLGVGGGFLIVPAFKQLTDVQMRGIVATSLMVISLISAIGVIGAFHAGVRIDSLGAAFIVASIIGMIIGRRLCARVPARALQVGFASVCLVVAAYMLLRA
- a CDS encoding FAD/NAD(P)-binding oxidoreductase — encoded protein: MNDQHWGPSISADIVVIGGGTAGIGFVASLLKRDPQLNITVIEPSAQHYYQPAWTLVGGGAFDVKDTVRPMSRVMPRQATWIQAAVTAIDPEQRQLTLSDERTVSYQNLIVCPGLRLGWEKIEGLQQSLGQHGVTSNYSYQHAQYTWDQVQKLRGGKALFTQPAMPIKCAGAPQKALYLSCDYWRKHAVLNKIEVEFNLAGAALFGVATFVPPLMKYIEKYNAQLAFNSNLVKVDGPAKTAWFERKDVDGNVVREAKTFDLLHVVPPQVAPDFIAQSLLADPAGWCEVNPHSLQHPRYPEVFALGDICGTSNAKTAAAVRKQVVVVAENLLALRKQQPLPLKYDGYGSCPLTVEKGKVILAEFGYAGKLLPTFALDPTVPRRSAWFLKATLLPWFYWNGMLKGREWLTRLSKVD
- a CDS encoding metalloregulator ArsR/SmtB family transcription factor; protein product: MQSSLTECEVAQLRASASKACALLKALANEDRLLILCQLTQGERNVGELEKMTGVRQPTLSQQLGILRDEGLVATRREGKYIFYGLASPEVIQVMKTLSGLYCGAVMKSLGHS